The Penaeus vannamei isolate JL-2024 chromosome 4, ASM4276789v1, whole genome shotgun sequence genome segment GTCATTGAAATAGTGTAACATCATCGGATGTGTAAATAAGGTCGGATGAAGAATCAAGGTAAACTTGTTGGGATTCTATCATGACGTCACAACATGGGTGGTTACTCTTAGACACTCGTATAAAAGAAAGGGTTCACATTGTTTCCGTCAGCCTCCCTGTAGTCTCATCACAGATTCATTCTGACAACATGGCATTCAAggcatgtgtttgtattttatgaAATTAACTAGGTGATCACAAAGTTCATTTTCTTGTTAGGAATGCAGTGGTACAAATAGACTAACTGGTCATCGAGACACAATAGTGTATCATTGTCACAATCCCGTTACTTTCATCAATTATTTTCCATGGTCAccgtttcatttccttttcgtttttttctttctttcttttctcttcgttagTCTTCGTTTTACTGTAGATTCGTTTTGACAAAATCCTTTCTTCAGTATGTGTATGCCTAACCTGTATATCATAACATGTGATTTCAAATCATTATTGCCCTGCAGGTGTTTGCACTGGCCGCCCTTGTGGTCGTCGCTATCGCCCGTCCAGATAGCCCGCCTACCTATGGCTATTctgctcccactccctcttacGCACCCgcaaagtacgacttcaactacgccgtcaacgacccagcatctggcaacgacttcggacaccaggaagcccgtgatggcgaccacacacagggatcctactacgtccttcttcccgacggtcgtctgcagaaggtgacCTACAACGTGAACGGAGACTCCGGTTACGTGGCTGATGTGACCTACGAGGGAGAGGCTCAGTACCCCACCCCAAAGGCCTCCTATGGGCCTCCTCAGCCTTCCTACAAGCCACCTACCCCCTCATATGCCTAAAAATTAGTACCGTGACTAGTTTAATGATCTCGGATCTTTGTAGATACTGtatattaaatttaaaaaaaaaaaaaaaaaaatatatatatatatatatatatatatatatatatatatatatatatatatatatatatatatatatatatatatatattgacttatgGGAGTCTTTCAACCTCTATGTTCGTTACTTAATTCGTGTGTCATTGAATTAGCaatatttgtttctttcctttcttcgtgaGACCACTGACAAAAttaattttgaaaatgaaaagcAATGATATTGATTACGTATATcaaaatgagataaaaatatTTACTTCTTATCATGCAAGCATTTATATTAAAGTTCTGTTGGACATTTTATAGTCGTATCAGTGATACTCCTATGAACAGTGCCTATTGTGGTAGTAAAGTCAAATtcagtcaaaacactttattccatgggaatgagaattaatatctcatcagtgcaagagatgtatttgaccgttttcGTTTATATCTTCAAACGAAGATGTCATTAAATCCATTACATTCTCATCCAATGGTATTCCTATAGTTGGTTAACTTAATGCCATTAGCCTTGAACCCTATACAGCAGATTAATTCAGTTTgttacgtgattttttttttcacttctttttttctgccaAGGAAGTTTTCCCATTGGTGTCAGTATATGACTATGAATTATTTTAACAGTTGCTAGTAAAATACACGAAAAGGGCGCCTGGTCAGACTCCTAGATATCTTTGTCATTTCATGTTGTTTCTGTGCATAGTTCTTTGATAATATTTGCCATAATATGACGGTGCTCATTTAATCTCGAAAATAATATCATCAAAAGTAACGTTCTTTAAAAATGTAACATTATAAAGGCAACATCTAACATCAATGTCACCCTGTATAATGCAACTTAACGTTTGACAAAATGTGGAAAGTATGATTACATGTATTTTTATCTAGAACTACTGTACCTGTCTGACAAATCCCATTTTGCCATTTATTCTccggcttctttctttcttttatcgaaCAGTTTGCCTTTGTAGTTGCTCTTCGGTTttactctcattctttcctctttttttatgtttttctaaaTTCAGTTGACTGTATATTTCCCACTTTGGCTTCTCGATTACCTGATCTAAGAAATTTTCCACTAAACGGACTACATACATACGGATGGTTATATACACTTTCCATAAGCCTCAAAACGTTGCTAAAATTGTCATTCTGATCTTGCAATGCGCAGTTAATTTATAATACACcaaataaaatactaaaatatttgtatttcaatgacattcatattcattttaaGTCATGCAGCTCGTGTTCTAATTATGTTTAATATTCAGATATTCACGTTACAGGATAGTTATATTCATTGTCATCTATATTTCGATTTGTTAGCCATTTCCCCAAGTAGTAATACATAAAATAAGTTTTGTTACTATACTCGTTTGTAATTATTCCCAACCTGTTGTATTAAAAACATCTCACACTTCATTGAAATTAATGTAGCGTTTTGCACAGACGCTCATGACACAGAGCTTACAGAATCAATATCCAATCATAAGTAAAAGACAAGCGCGTGATTCTGACTGGGGATTTTAATGGTTCCGTTTGGTAGCCATGCTCGGGAAATCCCTTCTGTACATGTTCTGATACACACTTCTGTCTAACATTATTGTGGCTAAAGAACTGTCTACACGGCTTGGTGTGGATTCGGCATGGCATGAATAAGTGAGTAGATATTCACCTGTTAATCAGCATGAAACCGCTTTGTAAATGGTATGACcacctctcgtttttctttctttcttcgacaagagagaatgtgaatctTGGGATTTTTTTCTACATTATAAATACAATTTACAAATAGGCCTTCAAGCGCAAGTGTAACACCGAAGGGGAAAACTCGGTCACGAGAGGTCTCAAGGTAATCCTGCTGGGATGATACTGACGTCACCGTAAGGGCGGAGGTTTCTCTTCGACTCatatataatggaaaaaaatttCTCTCCGTCAGTCTAATCTCAACTCTTAGCATCATGGCATTCAAGGCATGTATTAGTATAACTTGTTAATCCAGACTCTAAGAAATAATGTATTTGTTCAGAAATTTCACTTCGTTGTATTGTAAGTACTAACATTTCTATTGTGTTGCAGGTATTTGTTCTAGCCGTCCTCGTGGCCGTCGCTATCGCCCGT includes the following:
- the LOC113817966 gene encoding cuticle protein 7-like, which translates into the protein MTSQHGWLLLDTRIKERVHIVSVSLPVVSSQIHSDNMAFKACIALQVFALAALVVVAIARPDSPPTYGYSAPTPSYAPAKYDFNYAVNDPASGNDFGHQEARDGDHTQGSYYVLLPDGRLQKVTYNVNGDSGYVADVTYEGEAQYPTPKASYGPPQPSYKPPTPSYA